One region of Sulfurisphaera ohwakuensis genomic DNA includes:
- a CDS encoding winged helix-turn-helix transcriptional regulator, giving the protein MEKQNICPIVETIKVIGSEAKLLVLRYLFDGSKGFNELQRVTKLSSKTLSNTLKDLEEAGIVKRVIISDRPFRVKYELTEKGKELRTLFTEMEKWGTKHLLSGDKNK; this is encoded by the coding sequence ATGGAAAAGCAAAACATATGTCCTATTGTTGAGACCATAAAAGTAATAGGAAGTGAAGCTAAACTCTTGGTGTTAAGATATCTTTTTGATGGTAGTAAGGGTTTTAATGAACTTCAAAGGGTTACTAAGTTAAGTTCAAAAACATTATCAAACACATTAAAAGATCTTGAGGAAGCGGGAATAGTGAAAAGAGTAATTATAAGTGATAGGCCTTTTCGCGTAAAATATGAACTTACAGAGAAAGGGAAAGAGCTAAGAACATTATTTACTGAAATGGAAAAATGGGGAACTAAGCACCTCTTATCTGGAGATAAAAATAAATAA
- a CDS encoding ABC transporter permease, which yields MGGVIDKLYAYIYLRGFKIWSSYRTQMVLNVLSWVLPVFTYYFVGTSLGNSLVERIGVSNYTAFFVIGLAFQGYVSSIITTISQRLRNEQLYGTIEYYVLSSGGVVSFLLYSAIWGFVINTVNAAVILSIGFALGVKYQINVLSTLIIIFLLLLSTIGFSMISASFTMIVKQGNPIAFFFSTFTTLMSGTVFPITVLPLPVKLISLALPLTWALNGLRLSMLSGEGILHLLNVILVLVMFNAILLPLGIGFYKYAFKRARKKGTLSEY from the coding sequence ATGGGGGGAGTAATAGATAAACTTTATGCTTATATCTATTTAAGGGGGTTTAAAATATGGAGTAGTTATAGGACTCAAATGGTTTTAAACGTTTTATCGTGGGTTTTGCCAGTATTCACTTATTATTTCGTTGGTACTTCCCTTGGTAATAGCCTTGTTGAAAGAATAGGAGTTAGTAACTATACTGCGTTCTTCGTTATCGGCTTAGCTTTTCAAGGTTATGTATCATCAATCATTACAACTATAAGTCAGAGGCTTAGAAATGAACAACTTTACGGTACAATTGAGTATTATGTTTTATCCTCTGGAGGTGTAGTATCTTTTCTCCTTTACTCCGCGATCTGGGGGTTTGTTATAAATACTGTAAATGCTGCAGTTATACTATCAATCGGTTTTGCTTTAGGTGTAAAATACCAGATTAACGTATTATCTACTCTTATCATAATATTCCTCTTGTTGCTTTCAACAATTGGTTTTTCCATGATTTCTGCAAGTTTTACGATGATCGTAAAGCAAGGGAATCCAATAGCATTCTTCTTTTCCACATTCACAACATTAATGAGTGGTACAGTATTTCCAATAACCGTCTTACCTCTACCAGTAAAATTAATTAGCCTTGCATTACCGTTAACTTGGGCTTTAAATGGATTAAGATTATCAATGCTTTCTGGGGAAGGCATACTTCATTTGCTTAACGTTATATTAGTACTTGTTATGTTTAATGCTATATTATTACCTTTAGGGATAGGATTTTACAAATACGCGTTTAAGAGAGCTAGGAAAAAAGGTACATTAAGCGAATATTAG
- the rnhA gene encoding ribonuclease HI, with product MIIGYFDGLCEPKNPGGIATFGFVIYLDNRKIEGYGLAEKPFSINSTNNVAEYSGLICLMETMLKLGISSPIIKGDSQLVIKQMNGEYKIKAKRIIPLYEKAIQLKKKLNATLIWVPREENEEADRLSRVAYELVRKGKLRDTGCITLT from the coding sequence ATGATAATCGGTTATTTTGATGGTTTATGCGAACCTAAAAACCCTGGAGGAATAGCCACTTTCGGCTTTGTAATCTATTTAGATAATAGAAAAATTGAAGGTTATGGTTTAGCTGAGAAACCTTTCAGTATTAACTCAACAAATAACGTAGCCGAATATTCTGGATTAATATGTTTAATGGAAACAATGTTAAAACTTGGAATTTCTTCCCCAATAATTAAGGGAGATTCGCAACTCGTAATAAAACAAATGAATGGTGAGTACAAGATTAAGGCTAAGAGAATAATCCCACTTTACGAAAAAGCGATCCAATTAAAGAAGAAACTAAATGCTACCCTAATCTGGGTACCTAGAGAAGAAAATGAAGAGGCTGATAGATTAAGTAGAGTAGCTTATGAATTAGTAAGGAAAGGAAAGTTAAGAGATACAGGATGTATAACATTAACCTAG
- a CDS encoding PadR family transcriptional regulator, translated as MWRHFHHHRRRGLAYLILTILSSKGEMTGADIMREIEKITQGFWKPSPGAIYPALNKLQDEGYVRVVKEEEGKKYYEITEKGKRLISPEHQYEVVIDELDANLRYLIENKSSLSQEQKEKVMEILKRGIQEFDKSS; from the coding sequence ATGTGGAGACACTTTCATCATCATAGGAGAAGAGGATTAGCTTATCTTATTCTCACAATATTATCTTCAAAAGGGGAAATGACTGGAGCAGACATAATGAGAGAAATAGAGAAAATCACACAAGGATTCTGGAAACCTTCCCCAGGGGCTATATATCCCGCGTTAAACAAACTCCAGGATGAAGGATATGTGAGAGTTGTAAAAGAAGAAGAAGGAAAAAAATACTATGAGATAACTGAAAAAGGGAAAAGATTAATTAGCCCAGAGCACCAATATGAAGTAGTAATCGACGAATTAGATGCGAATTTGAGATATTTAATAGAAAACAAATCCTCATTAAGCCAAGAACAAAAGGAGAAAGTCATGGAAATATTGAAGAGAGGGATTCAAGAATTTGATAAAAGTAGTTAA
- a CDS encoding DUF3311 domain-containing protein: MNSAYYVAMLVVAIIVTLLYSLFPIYNKINPTLGGLPIFYWYQILLLAVTTVLSAVVVHFVKEEGER, translated from the coding sequence GTGAATTCTGCATATTATGTGGCAATGTTAGTGGTAGCTATAATAGTAACACTACTATACTCTCTCTTCCCTATATACAATAAGATAAATCCAACTTTAGGTGGTTTACCAATATTTTACTGGTATCAGATACTTCTACTGGCTGTAACTACTGTACTTAGTGCCGTAGTAGTTCATTTTGTAAAGGAGGAGGGTGAAAGATGA
- a CDS encoding ABC transporter ATP-binding protein: protein MIKVVNVSKVFRTGKKEIRALNDVSFELEKGKIGALVGHNGAGKTTLIKILSTLIIPDSGDAFVNGYSVTKQEKEVRRNIGTMMVSERAFYFRLSGLDNLVFFGIIQGLSRSEAKRRAEELLELVGLSEWKNVQYMKYSTGMQRKLALARALILDPPVILLDEPTLGMDVVSSRDFRSLIKIISKEKTILLTSHNMKEVEDLADKIIVLKRGNVIAQGSKEEILSRLGKVKVIVAKNVPKGLDKYVIGYNNGTFILRVPQDENVEGEVLREEKPTLEDVFVYLMGEEMDSTRNRSGRGGWWRRWGE from the coding sequence TTGATAAAAGTAGTTAATGTTTCTAAGGTTTTTAGAACTGGGAAAAAAGAGATCAGAGCCTTAAACGATGTTTCATTTGAACTAGAAAAAGGAAAGATTGGAGCCTTAGTTGGACATAACGGAGCTGGAAAAACTACTCTTATTAAGATTCTCTCTACGCTTATTATTCCAGATTCTGGAGATGCTTTCGTTAATGGTTATAGTGTTACAAAACAAGAAAAAGAAGTAAGAAGAAATATAGGTACCATGATGGTAAGTGAGAGGGCTTTCTATTTTCGTCTTTCTGGGTTAGATAATTTAGTCTTTTTCGGGATTATTCAAGGGCTTTCAAGAAGTGAAGCTAAAAGAAGAGCTGAAGAACTCCTTGAATTAGTTGGACTCTCTGAGTGGAAAAATGTTCAGTATATGAAGTATAGTACTGGAATGCAGAGAAAGCTAGCTTTAGCTAGAGCTTTAATTTTAGATCCGCCAGTAATTTTACTTGACGAACCCACTTTAGGAATGGACGTGGTAAGTTCAAGAGATTTCAGAAGTTTAATTAAAATTATCAGCAAAGAGAAGACTATACTTTTAACATCTCACAATATGAAAGAAGTTGAGGATTTAGCCGATAAAATAATAGTTCTTAAGAGAGGTAATGTAATTGCTCAAGGCAGCAAGGAAGAAATTTTATCTAGATTAGGAAAAGTGAAAGTTATTGTAGCAAAAAATGTTCCAAAAGGTTTAGATAAGTACGTTATTGGATATAATAATGGTACCTTTATCTTAAGAGTACCGCAGGACGAAAATGTCGAAGGAGAAGTTTTAAGGGAAGAAAAACCCACTTTAGAGGACGTGTTTGTATATTTAATGGGTGAGGAAATGGATAGTACGAGAAATAGATCAGGAAGAGGAGGGTGGTGGAGAAGATGGGGGGAGTAA
- a CDS encoding sodium:solute symporter family protein: MNVDISTLTIFIVLFAIFAFLGFYGARWRRGDLSRLDEWGLGGRRLGILLVWFLMGADLYTAYTFIAVPELAFKSGALAYFAVFYVGLTFPIALLTMPRLWTVSRNRGYVTAADFVKDRFNSRALAIAVALVGAVAEIPYIALQIFGMQAVLIVMLIGLGLPPTRLTLDLSLLIAFIVLAAFTITSGLRGAALTGVFKDMLIWITVLATIIAVPLSIGGFSTAFHAVKPIPYSYLPPSALSAFWTLAVGSALALYLYPHAINGSLSAEDKKKLKYGTALLPIYGIGLALLALFGILVFAIKPAYTLSAKYGGITTVPALLAYSMPSWFNGIAFVGIFIGGLVPAAIMAIGSANLLVRNVVKEFYNLTPRGEATLAKWISTAFKFLALAFIFVVPLSYAIGLQLLGGIIILQTLPPVFLGLFTNKLEGRSLLAGLIGGVASGVVLTAYVNHFGAITTTSYPTPLGGIYIALIALAINLVISLVGTAIAMAMGWKPKEVIKTEELVRTIEEK, from the coding sequence ATGAACGTAGATATCTCGACCTTAACAATATTTATAGTATTATTTGCTATATTTGCCTTTTTAGGATTTTATGGGGCTAGATGGAGAAGAGGGGACTTAAGCAGACTTGATGAATGGGGACTTGGAGGAAGGAGATTAGGAATATTACTAGTCTGGTTCTTAATGGGAGCTGACCTATATACAGCATATACTTTCATAGCAGTACCAGAATTAGCTTTTAAGAGTGGTGCATTAGCATATTTTGCCGTATTTTATGTAGGTTTAACTTTTCCAATTGCTCTTTTAACCATGCCTAGATTGTGGACTGTATCAAGAAATAGAGGCTATGTTACAGCAGCTGATTTCGTTAAAGACAGGTTTAACAGCAGAGCTTTAGCAATAGCTGTAGCCTTAGTAGGTGCAGTTGCTGAAATACCTTATATTGCTTTACAAATATTCGGTATGCAGGCTGTATTAATAGTTATGCTTATTGGTTTAGGTCTTCCACCAACAAGGTTAACTCTTGATTTATCACTTTTAATAGCATTTATTGTCCTAGCTGCTTTTACAATTACTAGCGGATTAAGAGGTGCCGCATTAACTGGTGTATTTAAAGATATGTTAATATGGATAACAGTTTTAGCAACAATAATTGCAGTTCCTCTTAGTATTGGAGGTTTTTCAACGGCATTTCATGCAGTTAAACCTATACCCTATTCTTACTTACCTCCTTCAGCCCTTTCAGCATTTTGGACACTTGCAGTAGGAAGTGCATTAGCATTATATCTTTATCCTCATGCAATTAATGGTTCGTTAAGTGCAGAAGATAAAAAGAAACTAAAATACGGTACAGCATTACTACCGATTTATGGTATCGGTTTAGCACTCCTAGCGTTATTTGGTATACTAGTATTCGCTATTAAACCAGCTTATACATTATCAGCTAAGTATGGGGGAATAACAACTGTACCGGCTTTGTTAGCTTATTCTATGCCTTCATGGTTTAATGGTATTGCATTCGTAGGTATATTTATTGGAGGACTAGTACCAGCAGCTATAATGGCTATTGGTTCTGCAAATCTCTTGGTTAGAAATGTAGTTAAAGAATTTTACAACTTAACTCCTAGAGGAGAAGCTACTTTAGCTAAGTGGATTTCAACTGCTTTTAAGTTCCTTGCCTTAGCTTTCATCTTTGTAGTACCACTAAGTTATGCCATTGGATTACAATTACTCGGAGGTATTATAATTTTACAAACATTACCCCCAGTCTTCTTAGGACTATTTACAAATAAGCTCGAAGGAAGATCGTTATTAGCTGGTTTAATAGGCGGTGTAGCTAGTGGTGTAGTGTTAACAGCATATGTTAATCATTTCGGTGCAATTACAACTACAAGTTATCCAACACCCTTAGGAGGAATATATATTGCATTAATAGCCCTAGCAATTAACTTAGTAATTTCACTAGTGGGTACAGCTATTGCTATGGCTATGGGATGGAAACCAAAAGAAGTTATAAAAACAGAGGAATTAGTTAGAACAATTGAAGAGAAATAA
- a CDS encoding LSM domain-containing protein translates to MAETAHKVLAESLGSTVLVKLKGDKIVRGTLKSYDMHMNLVLENSEEVMSDGSTRKVGTIIIRGDNVILVSPMSP, encoded by the coding sequence TTGGCTGAAACAGCACACAAGGTTCTAGCAGAATCTTTGGGTTCCACTGTGTTAGTGAAATTAAAAGGAGATAAAATTGTTAGAGGTACTCTTAAGAGTTATGATATGCATATGAACTTAGTATTAGAGAATTCTGAGGAAGTGATGAGTGATGGTAGCACTAGGAAAGTAGGTACAATAATTATAAGAGGAGATAATGTAATATTAGTGTCACCAATGAGTCCTTAG
- a CDS encoding AMP-binding protein, which yields MKDISLEEYRQIWERSIKNPEEFWNEIAKELIWFNPYTKVLSYKSPDNYRWFVGGKINIAYNALDRWVKQGMGEKTAIIWLNEEGKEKKYTYLDLYELTAKIAKFIREHASKGDTVLIYMPMVVEAGATMLASARAGTIHTVVFSGFGVKALADRIRSAKPKIIFTADVTFRRGKTIELKSIVDEAIKESQVNVKKVVVLNREGKCDFKEERDVDFNEILKLSPFIEVEKTNSEDPLFILYTSGTTGKPKGIVHAMGSYTVWDYAHVKWLYDFSRNRKLLTTADLGWINGHSYSLYGVLLNYGTAIWIEGVLDYPHPGVMWEIIEKYHVEYVWTAPTLIKVLMKYGEQYINKYDTSSLEIFVTAGESLGLEALNWLRRNVKAKKIFEVWGQTENSGYIASPGGSYYGFLKIKDGSVGLPLPSIEIKVVDDNGNEVPIGRPGNIIITTPSPAFMIGLWNDERYKNYYAKFGYYETGDFGYLDEEGYLYILGRSDDIIKVAGHRIGVAEVENAASISEVAEVAAVGVHDPIRGEVIIIFAVPKEGAKDLDYVKQKIVESVRKNFGAIAIIKDVIFVNKLPHTRTGKIMRRVLRALASGNEVGDISTLEDETSIEEAKKALSEIKVIDKS from the coding sequence ATGGTTCGTTGGAGGTAAAATAAACATTGCCTATAACGCTTTAGATAGATGGGTTAAGCAAGGTATGGGAGAAAAGACTGCTATAATCTGGTTAAATGAGGAAGGGAAGGAGAAGAAATATACGTACTTAGATTTATATGAATTGACAGCTAAAATTGCAAAATTCATTAGAGAACATGCCTCAAAAGGTGATACAGTTTTAATTTATATGCCTATGGTAGTTGAGGCTGGTGCTACAATGTTAGCCTCTGCAAGGGCCGGAACAATTCATACTGTAGTGTTTTCTGGATTTGGTGTTAAAGCTTTAGCAGATAGGATTAGAAGTGCCAAACCTAAGATAATTTTTACTGCTGACGTCACTTTCAGAAGAGGAAAAACAATAGAACTAAAGTCAATCGTTGATGAGGCTATTAAAGAAAGTCAAGTGAATGTGAAAAAAGTAGTTGTTCTAAATAGGGAAGGTAAGTGTGATTTTAAGGAGGAAAGAGATGTAGATTTTAATGAAATATTAAAGTTATCTCCTTTTATTGAGGTCGAGAAAACTAATTCAGAAGATCCCTTATTTATACTTTATACTTCTGGGACTACTGGGAAACCTAAAGGAATAGTCCACGCTATGGGATCTTATACTGTTTGGGATTACGCTCACGTAAAGTGGCTTTATGATTTTTCTAGGAATAGAAAATTATTAACTACTGCAGACCTTGGTTGGATTAACGGACACTCTTACAGTTTATATGGTGTTTTATTAAATTATGGGACCGCAATATGGATTGAAGGTGTTTTGGATTATCCTCATCCAGGTGTAATGTGGGAGATAATAGAAAAATATCATGTGGAATATGTGTGGACAGCTCCTACATTGATTAAAGTGTTAATGAAATATGGTGAACAATACATAAATAAATATGACACAAGTAGCCTAGAAATATTTGTTACAGCTGGTGAGAGTTTAGGATTAGAAGCATTAAACTGGTTAAGGAGAAACGTAAAGGCTAAGAAGATATTTGAGGTCTGGGGCCAGACTGAAAACTCTGGATATATTGCTTCACCTGGAGGATCTTATTATGGCTTTCTAAAGATAAAAGACGGTAGTGTGGGTTTGCCCTTGCCATCAATTGAAATTAAAGTTGTCGATGATAATGGAAATGAAGTACCTATAGGAAGGCCTGGAAATATCATAATCACTACACCATCTCCAGCTTTTATGATTGGGTTGTGGAATGATGAGAGGTATAAAAACTATTATGCTAAGTTTGGTTATTACGAGACTGGGGACTTTGGTTATTTAGATGAAGAGGGCTATTTGTATATCCTTGGAAGGAGTGATGATATTATAAAAGTAGCTGGGCATAGGATAGGAGTTGCTGAAGTCGAAAACGCTGCTTCTATTTCAGAAGTTGCTGAGGTTGCGGCTGTAGGCGTTCATGATCCAATAAGGGGTGAAGTAATAATAATATTTGCAGTTCCTAAAGAAGGTGCTAAAGACCTAGATTACGTTAAGCAAAAGATAGTTGAGAGTGTAAGAAAGAATTTCGGTGCTATTGCCATAATTAAGGATGTAATTTTCGTTAACAAATTACCTCATACTAGAACTGGGAAAATAATGAGAAGAGTGTTAAGAGCTTTAGCAAGTGGTAATGAGGTAGGTGATATCTCTACTCTTGAAGACGAAACTAGCATAGAAGAAGCTAAGAAAGCTTTATCAGAAATTAAAGTAATCGATAAAAGTTAA